A single Pantoea rwandensis DNA region contains:
- a CDS encoding DoxX family protein — protein sequence MKKFEDSGLLLARVLMTILFITAGWGKITGYAGTAQYMQAMGVPGFLLPLVILLEFGGGLAILFGFLTRFTALFTAGFTLLTAFLFHSNFAEGVNQLMFMKNLSIAGGFLVLGLVGPGAYSIDRLIRARFAPAAAR from the coding sequence ATGAAAAAATTCGAAGACTCAGGCCTGCTGCTGGCACGTGTATTAATGACCATTCTGTTCATCACTGCGGGCTGGGGCAAAATCACCGGTTATGCCGGTACCGCACAATACATGCAGGCGATGGGCGTCCCGGGCTTCTTATTGCCGCTGGTTATTCTGCTGGAGTTCGGCGGCGGTCTGGCAATTCTGTTCGGTTTCCTGACTCGTTTTACCGCACTGTTCACTGCGGGCTTCACTCTGCTGACTGCCTTCCTGTTCCACAGCAACTTTGCTGAAGGCGTTAACCAGCTGATGTTCATGAAAAACCTGTCCATCGCCGGTGGTTTCCTGGTGCTGGGTCTGGTAGGTCCAGGTGCTTACAGCATCGACCGTCTGATTCGTGCTCGTTTCGCACCAGCAGCCGCACGCTAA
- a CDS encoding YqjK-like family protein, with the protein MSRREREARIHELLNQVQQQRLDLSAARRDWLDGTAHYDRGWLTFLSLRRYLAIGSSALAIWSIRSPNRILRWAKRGFGLWSTWRMIKSTLEPR; encoded by the coding sequence ATGAGCCGTCGTGAACGTGAAGCACGCATTCATGAACTGTTGAATCAGGTTCAGCAGCAGCGATTGGATCTCAGTGCTGCACGCCGTGACTGGCTGGATGGCACCGCTCACTACGATCGCGGCTGGCTAACGTTTCTCAGCTTACGCCGCTATCTGGCGATTGGCAGCAGCGCGCTGGCCATCTGGTCAATCCGCAGTCCTAACCGTATTTTGCGTTGGGCAAAACGCGGTTTTGGTCTTTGGAGTACCTGGCGCATGATTAAATCCACGCTCGAACCTCGCTAA
- a CDS encoding phage holin family protein, with the protein MSDSQSHGPGKGVFNIGQRVITTLVSMVETRVRLAIVELEEEKANLIQMLMMVGLTMLFTAFGLMSLMVLIIWAVDAQYRLMAIAITTAVLFALALIFGVWTLYKSRQSTLLRHTRKELETDRSLLEEHRS; encoded by the coding sequence ATGAGCGATAGTCAGAGCCACGGCCCAGGCAAAGGGGTCTTCAACATCGGTCAGCGCGTCATCACTACCTTAGTGAGTATGGTGGAAACGCGCGTCCGTCTGGCGATTGTCGAGCTAGAGGAGGAGAAAGCCAATCTGATTCAGATGCTGATGATGGTTGGACTGACGATGCTGTTTACCGCTTTTGGTTTAATGAGCCTGATGGTGCTGATCATCTGGGCGGTGGATGCGCAGTATCGGTTAATGGCGATTGCCATTACCACCGCCGTGCTGTTTGCGCTGGCGCTGATTTTTGGTGTGTGGACACTGTATAAGTCACGCCAGTCAACGTTGCTGCGTCATACCCGCAAGGAGCTGGAAACCGATCGCAGCTTGCTGGAGGAGCATCGCTCATGA
- a CDS encoding DUF883 family protein gives MSKDTTSEHLRAELKNLADTLEEVLSSSADKSKTELDKLRSKARGAIESSRERLGDSGERIAQSTREAAEKADEYVRDNPWHGVGIGAAVGVLIGILISRR, from the coding sequence ATGTCTAAAGACACCACATCTGAACATCTGCGTGCGGAACTGAAAAACCTTGCTGACACCCTGGAAGAAGTACTGAGCAGCTCGGCGGATAAATCGAAAACCGAGCTGGACAAACTGCGCAGCAAAGCGCGCGGCGCGATTGAAAGTTCGCGTGAGCGCCTGGGCGATTCCGGTGAACGCATCGCGCAATCCACGCGTGAAGCGGCAGAGAAGGCCGACGAGTATGTGCGCGATAATCCGTGGCACGGCGTAGGCATCGGTGCAGCTGTCGGTGTACTGATCGGCATCCTGATCTCACGTCGTTGA
- a CDS encoding DUF1090 domain-containing protein — protein sequence MKHQLLLGAILFSLSGSLMAAESLCQQKEHDIQREIDMAKQHDNQRRVTGLERALTEVRANCTDERLKSAHSERIAEQKHKIAERERELKEERQDGDKDKIEKRERKLEEAQHELKKLEAEPY from the coding sequence ATGAAACATCAATTACTGCTGGGTGCTATTCTGTTCTCTCTCTCGGGATCTCTGATGGCAGCTGAATCGCTGTGTCAGCAGAAAGAACACGATATTCAGCGTGAAATCGACATGGCTAAACAGCACGATAACCAGCGCCGTGTGACCGGGCTGGAGCGCGCGCTCACTGAAGTACGTGCGAATTGTACTGATGAAAGACTGAAGTCAGCCCACAGCGAACGCATTGCAGAGCAAAAACACAAAATTGCGGAACGTGAGCGTGAGTTGAAGGAAGAGCGTCAGGATGGCGACAAAGATAAGATTGAGAAGCGCGAACGTAAGCTGGAAGAGGCACAGCACGAGCTGAAAAAGCTTGAAGCTGAGCCTTACTAA
- the mzrA gene encoding EnvZ/OmpR regulon moderator MzrA has product MIRFRGFPRRFVPWALGAALALLAVIFVPSMLQHDTVVQIRVAHNGTNLPDGFYLYQQLSAQGVRIKSITPAGDALVIHFENEEQSLAAQKVLKRLLPQGFVVASGPQASQQVSDSNRPTYS; this is encoded by the coding sequence ATGATCAGATTCCGTGGGTTCCCCAGGCGCTTTGTGCCCTGGGCACTTGGCGCTGCGCTGGCGCTGCTGGCAGTGATCTTTGTACCTTCGATGTTGCAGCACGATACCGTGGTACAGATTCGCGTCGCACACAATGGTACCAACTTGCCGGATGGCTTTTATCTGTATCAGCAGCTCAGTGCGCAAGGTGTGCGTATCAAAAGCATTACACCTGCGGGCGATGCGCTGGTGATTCATTTCGAAAATGAAGAACAAAGCCTTGCCGCCCAAAAAGTGCTGAAACGCTTGCTACCACAGGGCTTTGTCGTCGCAAGCGGACCGCAAGCTTCGCAGCAAGTATCTGACAGCAACCGCCCAACTTATAGCTGA
- a CDS encoding DedA family protein: protein MDILKALLHALWQQDYEMLSDPTLVWAIYGVLFLILFLENGLLPAAFLPGDSLLILVGVLIAKGTMGFPLTILILTTGASLGCWVSYIQGRWLGNTPTVQKWLSHLPAQYHQRAHSLFHRHGLSALLIGRFIAFVRTLLPTIAGLSGLSNARFQFFNWMSGFLWVVILTVLGFALGKTPIFRRYEDELMFCLMLLPLVLLVIGLVGSLVVLWRKRQSSRNGNSQP from the coding sequence ATGGATATTTTGAAAGCATTGCTGCATGCCTTGTGGCAGCAGGATTACGAAATGCTCTCCGACCCGACACTGGTTTGGGCCATTTATGGCGTGCTGTTCTTGATCCTGTTTCTCGAGAATGGCCTGCTACCCGCCGCGTTTCTGCCCGGCGATAGTCTATTGATTTTAGTCGGTGTTTTGATTGCCAAAGGCACCATGGGTTTCCCGCTGACCATCCTGATTTTGACCACCGGCGCCAGTCTGGGCTGTTGGGTAAGTTACATTCAGGGCCGATGGCTGGGGAATACGCCTACGGTACAGAAGTGGCTCTCGCACCTTCCGGCGCAATATCATCAACGCGCGCATAGCTTATTCCATCGCCATGGGCTTTCGGCCTTGCTGATCGGTCGATTTATTGCCTTTGTGCGCACCCTGCTGCCGACCATTGCCGGGCTTTCTGGTCTGAGTAATGCACGCTTCCAGTTCTTCAACTGGATGAGCGGTTTCCTGTGGGTGGTGATTCTGACGGTACTGGGCTTCGCGCTGGGTAAAACGCCGATTTTCCGCCGCTATGAAGATGAACTGATGTTCTGCCTGATGCTGTTACCGCTAGTGTTGCTGGTGATTGGTCTGGTGGGCTCTCTGGTGGTGCTGTGGCGTAAACGTCAGTCTTCACGCAACGGGAATTCACAGCCATGA
- the exuR gene encoding transcriptional regulator ExuR has product MDLNESRRLYQKLASELKRRIEADDYRVGDKLPAERLIAEEMEVSRTVVREAIIMLEVEGYVEVRKGSGIHVISNQQQNRETTPSQLEFASFGPFELLQARQLIESNVAEFAATQVTRQDIMALMAIQAKARQEDHSRDSEWDMHFHVRIAQSTQNSALAAIVEKMWLHRLHNPYWLKLHEHIDARNITSWCDDHDQILKALMRKDPAASKLAMWQHLENTKQMLFNATADDFEFNVDRYMFAENPVILPEGSDNSY; this is encoded by the coding sequence ATGGATCTGAACGAATCCCGTCGTCTTTACCAAAAACTCGCCAGTGAACTCAAACGTCGTATCGAGGCGGATGATTATCGCGTGGGCGATAAGCTGCCTGCTGAACGCCTGATAGCTGAGGAGATGGAAGTCAGCCGCACCGTGGTTCGCGAAGCCATCATTATGCTGGAAGTGGAAGGGTATGTTGAAGTGCGTAAGGGCTCCGGCATCCACGTCATCAGCAATCAGCAGCAAAACCGTGAGACCACCCCCAGCCAGCTGGAATTTGCCAGCTTCGGACCGTTTGAGCTGTTGCAGGCGCGCCAGTTAATTGAAAGCAACGTGGCCGAGTTTGCCGCCACCCAGGTCACGCGTCAGGACATCATGGCGTTGATGGCGATTCAGGCAAAAGCCCGCCAGGAAGACCATTCACGTGATTCAGAATGGGATATGCATTTCCACGTCCGCATCGCGCAATCCACGCAAAACAGCGCGCTCGCCGCGATTGTCGAGAAGATGTGGTTGCATCGCCTGCATAACCCTTATTGGCTCAAACTGCACGAACATATTGATGCGCGCAACATCACCAGTTGGTGCGACGATCATGACCAGATTCTGAAAGCACTCATGCGCAAAGATCCCGCCGCCAGTAAGCTGGCAATGTGGCAGCACCTGGAAAATACTAAACAGATGCTGTTTAACGCCACCGCCGACGATTTTGAATTTAATGTCGACCGTTACATGTTTGCGGAAAATCCCGTCATCCTGCCGGAAGGTAGTGACAATTCTTATTGA
- a CDS encoding MFS transporter, with product MRKIKGLRWYMIGLVTLGTILGYLTRNTIAVAAPTLETQLGITTQQYSYIVAAYSACYTVMQPVAGYVLDLLGTKIGYAVFAILWAIFCAATAMAGSWGGFALARGAVGAAEAAMIPAGLKASSEWFPAKERSVAVGYFNVGSSIGAMLAPPLVVWAILAHSWQLAFIITGVLSMAWALCWLIFYKHPKQQTKLSEEERHYIISGQEVQHQTGNNSKMSARQILRNRQFWGIALPRFLAEPAWGTFNAWIPLFMFKVYGFNLKEIAMFAWMPMLFADLGCIVGGYLPPLFQRWFGVNLIVSRKLVVTMGAVLMIAPGTIGLFTSPYVAIGLLCVGGFAHQALSGALITLSSDVFGRNEVATANGLTGMAAWTASTLFALVVGALADTLGFSPLFAALAVFDLLGACVIWTVLKNQPVSELDVQHVAQPATART from the coding sequence ATGCGTAAGATCAAAGGGCTACGCTGGTACATGATTGGGCTGGTGACGTTGGGCACCATTCTCGGTTACCTGACACGTAATACCATTGCCGTGGCCGCGCCGACGCTGGAAACGCAGCTGGGCATTACCACACAACAGTACTCCTATATCGTCGCCGCTTATTCGGCGTGCTACACCGTGATGCAACCTGTGGCGGGTTATGTGCTCGATTTACTGGGCACCAAAATTGGCTACGCCGTGTTTGCCATCCTTTGGGCGATCTTCTGTGCCGCCACCGCCATGGCCGGCAGCTGGGGTGGTTTTGCGCTGGCACGTGGCGCGGTGGGCGCGGCAGAAGCGGCAATGATTCCTGCTGGCCTGAAAGCCAGTAGCGAATGGTTCCCGGCCAAAGAGCGTTCCGTCGCGGTAGGCTATTTCAACGTGGGTTCATCGATTGGTGCGATGCTGGCACCACCGCTGGTGGTATGGGCGATTCTGGCACACAGCTGGCAGCTGGCCTTTATCATCACTGGCGTGCTGAGCATGGCGTGGGCGTTGTGCTGGTTAATATTTTATAAACATCCTAAACAGCAAACTAAACTCAGCGAAGAAGAGCGTCACTACATTATTTCCGGTCAGGAAGTACAGCATCAGACCGGCAATAACAGCAAAATGTCAGCCCGCCAGATCCTGCGTAATCGCCAGTTCTGGGGCATTGCCCTGCCACGTTTCCTCGCGGAACCGGCATGGGGCACCTTTAACGCGTGGATCCCGCTGTTCATGTTCAAGGTCTACGGCTTCAACCTTAAAGAGATCGCCATGTTCGCCTGGATGCCGATGCTGTTTGCCGACCTCGGCTGTATCGTCGGCGGTTACCTGCCACCGCTGTTCCAGCGCTGGTTTGGCGTTAACCTGATTGTGTCGCGCAAACTGGTGGTCACCATGGGCGCGGTGTTAATGATTGCACCGGGCACCATCGGCTTGTTTACCAGCCCTTATGTGGCAATTGGTTTGCTGTGCGTCGGTGGCTTCGCCCATCAGGCACTGTCCGGTGCGTTGATCACCCTCTCCTCGGATGTATTTGGCCGTAATGAAGTGGCCACGGCGAATGGCCTGACCGGCATGGCCGCGTGGACTGCCAGCACCCTGTTTGCGCTGGTGGTGGGTGCATTGGCTGATACGCTGGGCTTCAGCCCGCTGTTTGCTGCGCTGGCGGTGTTCGACCTGCTCGGTGCCTGTGTGATCTGGACCGTGCTGAAAAATCAGCCGGTATCTGAGCTGGACGTTCAGCACGTGGCACAACCGGCGACAGCCCGCACTTAA
- the uxaC gene encoding glucuronate isomerase, protein MSRFMSEDFLLDSEFARRLYHDYAKDQPIFDYHCHLPPQQIAENYRFTNLYDIWLKGDHYKWRAMRANGVPEALCTGDASDRDKFNAWARTVPHTIGNPLYHWTHLELRRPFGITDVLLNEQSADRIWQQCNELLAQDAFSARGIMQQMKVKMVGTTDDPLDDLQHHRTLADDASFSVKVLPSWRPDKAFNIELDTFLPWIQRLEQVADVSVQRFDDLRRALSLRLDHFAAHGCKISDHALDVVLFAEADESTLDGILARRLQGIAPSQEEVAQFKTAVLVWLGSEYARRGWAQQYHIGALRNANRRQFDILGPDVGFDSINDAPMAIPLGRLLDAQNRNNALPKTILYCVNPRDNEVLATMAGNFQGEGEPGKMQFGSAWWFNDQLDGMHRQMTQLAQIGLLSRFVGMLTDSRSFLSYTRHEYFRRLLCQMIGNWVERGEAPADEALLGQMVQNICFNNARDYFGIELGA, encoded by the coding sequence ATGTCGCGTTTTATGAGTGAGGATTTTCTACTCGATAGCGAGTTCGCCCGTCGTCTGTACCATGACTACGCCAAAGACCAGCCGATTTTCGACTATCACTGCCATTTACCGCCGCAGCAGATTGCCGAAAATTACCGCTTCACCAATCTCTATGACATCTGGCTGAAAGGCGATCACTACAAATGGCGTGCGATGCGTGCTAATGGCGTACCCGAAGCGCTGTGCACCGGCGACGCCAGCGATCGCGATAAATTCAACGCCTGGGCGCGCACGGTGCCGCATACCATCGGCAATCCGCTGTATCACTGGACGCACCTTGAGCTGCGCCGCCCGTTTGGCATCACCGATGTATTGCTGAATGAGCAGAGCGCGGACCGCATCTGGCAGCAGTGCAATGAACTGCTGGCGCAGGATGCCTTTAGCGCACGTGGCATCATGCAGCAGATGAAGGTGAAAATGGTCGGTACCACTGACGATCCGCTTGATGATCTGCAGCACCATCGCACGCTGGCGGACGATGCCAGCTTCAGCGTGAAAGTGCTGCCAAGCTGGCGTCCGGATAAAGCCTTCAACATTGAGCTGGATACCTTCCTGCCGTGGATTCAGCGTCTGGAGCAGGTCGCCGATGTCAGCGTGCAACGTTTTGATGATCTGCGCCGCGCGTTGAGCCTGCGTCTCGATCATTTTGCCGCACACGGCTGCAAAATCTCCGACCATGCGCTGGATGTGGTGCTGTTTGCCGAGGCCGATGAAAGCACGCTGGATGGTATTCTGGCGCGTCGCCTGCAAGGTATTGCACCGTCGCAAGAGGAGGTGGCACAGTTTAAAACGGCGGTGCTGGTGTGGCTGGGCAGCGAATATGCGCGTCGCGGCTGGGCGCAGCAATATCACATTGGTGCGCTGCGTAATGCGAATCGTCGGCAGTTCGATATTCTCGGCCCGGATGTGGGCTTTGACTCCATTAATGATGCGCCGATGGCGATCCCTTTGGGTCGTTTGCTGGATGCGCAGAACCGTAACAACGCACTGCCGAAAACTATCCTTTACTGCGTTAACCCACGCGACAACGAAGTGCTGGCGACCATGGCGGGCAACTTCCAGGGCGAAGGTGAACCAGGCAAGATGCAGTTTGGTTCCGCCTGGTGGTTTAACGATCAGCTCGATGGCATGCACCGTCAGATGACGCAGCTGGCGCAGATCGGCCTGTTGAGTCGCTTTGTCGGTATGCTCACCGACAGCCGTAGTTTCCTCTCCTATACCCGCCACGAGTATTTCCGCCGCCTGCTGTGCCAGATGATCGGCAACTGGGTTGAGCGCGGTGAAGCGCCAGCCGACGAAGCACTGCTGGGACAGATGGTGCAAAACATCTGCTTCAACAACGCGCGCGATTACTTCGGCATTGAGTTGGGAGCCTGA
- a CDS encoding tagaturonate reductase has product MQRLNRHDFPGASYSERVIQFGEGNFLRAFIDWQLDWLNEHQGTDAGVVVVRPRNRVVDDTLNQQDGLYTTLIRGLNGEGEPVSETRLIRSLNREIQPYQQFEDFLALARAPQMRFVFSNTTEAGIAFAEQDRLEDAPASSFPGKLTQLLWTRFRHFAGAAEKGWLIVPCELIDHNGDALRELVLRYIKHWQLPPEFARWVLDHCAFYNTLVDRIVTGYPAEGTDIAAQLGYEDRYLVAGEVYYQFVIQGPDALAQELKLAALAPEVKFVDDITPYKAQKVAILNGAHTAMVPVAFQAGLESVGEAMDDAAITAYVDALLREEVIPTLDLPRDELHVFADAVQRRFRNPFIRHALLSIALNGMTKFRTRLLPQLLLSQQQTGQWPPRLTFAFAALLAFYRGEQGDQQWPLQDDSHWLQQFAELWPAVNQDTLTPEQLVQAVLSNSSHWGEDLTQRPGLVTAVSQHLQNIVVHGMRTALVQLR; this is encoded by the coding sequence ATGCAGCGGCTAAACCGTCACGATTTCCCCGGCGCAAGCTATAGCGAGCGCGTGATCCAGTTTGGGGAAGGCAACTTCCTGCGGGCGTTTATTGACTGGCAGCTCGACTGGCTCAATGAGCATCAGGGCACCGATGCGGGCGTGGTGGTGGTGCGGCCGCGCAATCGCGTGGTGGATGACACTCTGAATCAGCAGGACGGTTTGTACACCACGCTGATCCGTGGATTGAACGGCGAAGGTGAGCCGGTGAGTGAAACCCGGCTGATTCGTAGCCTCAATCGCGAGATCCAGCCCTATCAGCAGTTTGAGGATTTTCTCGCACTGGCCCGTGCGCCGCAGATGCGCTTTGTGTTCTCCAATACCACCGAAGCAGGCATTGCCTTTGCTGAGCAGGATCGGCTGGAGGATGCGCCAGCCTCTTCCTTCCCAGGCAAGTTGACACAGCTGCTGTGGACGCGCTTCCGCCACTTTGCCGGTGCGGCAGAGAAAGGCTGGCTGATTGTGCCGTGCGAGTTAATCGATCACAACGGCGATGCACTGCGTGAGCTGGTGCTGCGCTATATCAAGCACTGGCAGCTCCCGCCAGAATTTGCCCGCTGGGTGCTGGACCACTGTGCATTCTATAACACGCTGGTGGATCGCATCGTTACCGGCTATCCAGCCGAGGGTACCGACATCGCTGCACAGTTGGGTTACGAGGATCGCTATCTGGTGGCAGGCGAAGTCTATTACCAGTTTGTGATTCAGGGGCCGGATGCGCTGGCACAGGAACTGAAACTCGCCGCGCTGGCACCGGAAGTGAAGTTCGTTGATGACATCACGCCCTACAAAGCGCAGAAGGTGGCGATCCTCAACGGTGCGCACACTGCGATGGTGCCGGTGGCATTTCAGGCCGGACTGGAGAGCGTCGGTGAAGCGATGGATGACGCCGCCATTACGGCTTATGTCGATGCGCTGTTGCGTGAGGAAGTGATCCCGACGCTGGATCTGCCTCGCGATGAACTGCACGTCTTTGCCGATGCGGTACAACGCCGCTTCCGCAATCCGTTTATCCGCCATGCGCTGCTCTCGATTGCGCTCAACGGCATGACCAAATTCCGCACCCGTTTGCTGCCGCAGCTGTTGCTGTCTCAGCAACAAACCGGCCAATGGCCACCGCGCCTGACCTTTGCCTTTGCCGCGCTGCTGGCATTTTATCGCGGTGAACAGGGCGACCAGCAGTGGCCATTACAGGATGACAGCCACTGGCTACAGCAGTTCGCAGAACTGTGGCCGGCGGTAAATCAGGACACGTTGACCCCGGAACAGCTGGTGCAAGCGGTACTCAGCAACAGCTCACACTGGGGCGAAGATCTTACTCAGCGGCCCGGATTAGTGACCGCAGTCAGCCAACACCTGCAAAACATCGTTGTCCACGGGATGCGGACGGCGCTGGTACAACTGAGATAA
- a CDS encoding UxaA family hydrolase → MQDAIRIHSRDNVAVALRDLPAEAKVEIDRQFITLQQEVGRGHKFALTPLATDALVIKYGLPIAHATRPIAMGEIIHSSNARTNLSDVDEYDYQPEFLDIPAQAGDREVQIYRRASGEVGIRNELWILPTVGCVNGIARQILSRFLKETNEAEGIDGVHLFSHPFGCSQLGQDHENTRTMLQNMVRHPNAGAVLVIGLGCENNQVDVFRETLGGFDSDRVQFMECQKQDDEVEAGLERLHALYNVMRGDLRQPGKLSELKFGLECGGSDGFSGITANPMLGCFSDQMIANGGTTVLTEVPEMFGAERILMSRCRDEATFDKTVAMINDFKRYFIDHQQPIYENPSPGNKAGGITTLEEKSLGCTQKAGQSQVVDVLKYGERLITPGLNLLSAPGNDAVATSALAGAGCHMVLFTTGRGTPYGGFVPTVKIATNSQLAEKKPHWIDFNAGRLIEGMSMPEMLEDFVDMIVAIANGKPARNEANDFRELAIFKSGVTL, encoded by the coding sequence ATGCAAGATGCGATAAGAATCCATTCGCGCGACAACGTGGCGGTAGCGCTGCGCGATTTACCTGCCGAAGCCAAAGTCGAAATTGATCGCCAGTTTATTACCTTGCAGCAAGAGGTTGGGCGGGGCCATAAGTTCGCGCTGACGCCGCTGGCAACGGATGCGCTGGTGATTAAATACGGCTTGCCGATTGCCCATGCCACGCGCCCGATTGCAATGGGGGAAATCATCCACTCCAGCAACGCACGCACAAATCTGAGCGATGTGGATGAGTACGACTACCAGCCGGAGTTTCTCGATATCCCCGCTCAGGCCGGCGATCGCGAGGTGCAGATTTACCGCCGCGCCAGTGGTGAAGTCGGTATTCGCAATGAGCTGTGGATTCTGCCAACGGTGGGCTGTGTGAACGGTATCGCCCGGCAAATTCTGTCGCGCTTCCTTAAAGAGACCAATGAAGCGGAAGGGATTGATGGTGTGCATCTGTTCAGCCACCCGTTTGGCTGTTCTCAGCTCGGCCAGGATCATGAAAACACCCGCACCATGCTGCAAAACATGGTGCGCCATCCCAATGCCGGTGCGGTGCTGGTGATTGGTCTGGGCTGCGAGAACAATCAGGTAGATGTGTTCCGCGAGACGCTCGGTGGTTTCGACAGTGACCGCGTGCAGTTTATGGAGTGCCAGAAGCAAGACGACGAGGTAGAAGCGGGATTGGAGCGGCTGCATGCACTGTACAACGTGATGCGCGGCGATCTGCGCCAGCCGGGCAAACTCAGCGAACTGAAGTTTGGACTGGAGTGCGGCGGTTCTGACGGTTTCTCTGGCATTACCGCCAATCCGATGCTGGGCTGCTTCTCCGATCAGATGATTGCCAACGGCGGCACCACGGTGCTGACCGAAGTACCGGAAATGTTTGGCGCAGAGCGCATTTTGATGAGCCGCTGCCGGGATGAAGCCACCTTTGATAAAACGGTGGCGATGATTAACGACTTCAAGCGTTACTTTATCGACCATCAGCAGCCGATCTATGAGAACCCTTCTCCGGGTAACAAGGCGGGCGGTATTACCACGCTGGAGGAGAAATCCCTTGGCTGCACGCAGAAAGCCGGACAGAGCCAGGTGGTGGATGTACTGAAATATGGCGAGCGTCTGATCACGCCTGGACTCAATCTGCTGAGCGCACCAGGTAATGATGCGGTGGCCACCAGCGCACTGGCAGGGGCAGGTTGTCATATGGTGTTGTTTACCACCGGACGCGGCACCCCCTATGGCGGATTCGTTCCAACCGTGAAGATTGCCACCAACTCGCAGTTGGCAGAGAAGAAGCCGCACTGGATTGATTTTAATGCCGGGCGTTTGATTGAGGGCATGAGCATGCCGGAGATGCTGGAGGATTTTGTTGATATGATTGTGGCGATTGCCAACGGTAAACCCGCGCGTAATGAAGCTAATGATTTCCGCGAGTTAGCGATATTTAAGAGCGGAGTAACGTTGTAA
- the sstT gene encoding serine/threonine transporter SstT, translating into MLNNFIGRLGALFAGSLVKQIMIGLIAGVALAWFSRDAALAVGLLGELFVRALKAVAPLLVLVLVISSIANHQQGQKTNIRPIIMLYLLSTFFAAVVAVIFSHLFPQTLSMNVGATQITPPSGITEVLHGLLLSMVANPIDALMNANYIGILVWALGLGLAFRHASPSSKAFLNDASNAATWVVRCVIRCAPLGIFGLVASILASTGFDALWEYANLLALLLGCMLIMALVVNPMLVFQKIRRNPYPLVFTCMRESGVTAFFTRSSAANIPVNMALAKRLNLDEDTYSVSIPLGATISMAGASITITVLTLAAVHTLGISVDVPTAILLSLVASLCACGASGVAGGSLLLIPVACNMFGIPNDLAMQVVAVGFIIGVLQDSAETALNSSTDILFTAAVCQAEAEREPRTVSEAE; encoded by the coding sequence ATGCTAAATAACTTTATTGGACGTCTGGGCGCGCTGTTCGCAGGAAGCCTGGTAAAACAAATCATGATTGGCCTGATTGCCGGTGTGGCGCTGGCGTGGTTCTCACGTGATGCCGCTCTGGCCGTAGGTCTGCTGGGCGAACTGTTCGTTCGCGCCCTGAAGGCGGTGGCCCCGCTGCTGGTCTTGGTATTGGTGATTTCGTCGATTGCTAATCATCAACAAGGGCAGAAAACCAACATCCGGCCGATCATCATGCTGTATTTACTCAGCACCTTCTTCGCGGCGGTGGTCGCGGTTATTTTCAGTCACCTTTTCCCGCAAACGTTGTCGATGAACGTCGGTGCGACGCAAATCACTCCGCCTTCAGGCATCACCGAAGTGCTGCATGGTCTGCTGCTTAGCATGGTGGCAAACCCAATTGATGCATTGATGAATGCCAACTACATCGGCATTTTAGTGTGGGCGTTGGGTCTCGGTTTGGCGTTTCGCCATGCCAGCCCAAGTAGCAAAGCCTTTCTGAACGATGCCTCTAACGCGGCAACCTGGGTGGTGCGTTGTGTGATTCGCTGCGCGCCGTTAGGGATTTTCGGTCTGGTCGCCTCCATTCTGGCTTCAACCGGCTTTGATGCGCTGTGGGAATACGCCAATCTGCTGGCGTTGCTGCTCGGCTGCATGCTGATTATGGCGCTGGTGGTCAACCCGATGTTAGTGTTCCAGAAAATCCGCCGCAACCCGTATCCGCTGGTGTTCACCTGCATGCGCGAAAGCGGCGTGACCGCGTTCTTTACCCGCAGTTCAGCGGCAAATATTCCGGTGAATATGGCGCTGGCGAAACGCCTGAACCTTGACGAAGACACCTATTCTGTTTCTATCCCGCTGGGTGCCACCATCAGTATGGCAGGTGCTTCGATTACCATCACCGTGCTAACGCTGGCGGCAGTGCATACGCTGGGGATTTCAGTGGATGTGCCTACGGCGATTCTGTTGAGTCTGGTGGCTTCGCTGTGTGCTTGTGGAGCATCCGGCGTGGCGGGCGGTTCATTGCTGCTGATTCCGGTGGCATGCAATATGTTTGGTATCCCGAACGATCTGGCGATGCAGGTAGTGGCGGTTGGCTTTATTATTGGCGTATTGCAGGATTCCGCCGAGACTGCACTGAACTCCTCAACCGATATTCTGTTTACTGCGGCGGTGTGTCAGGCTGAAGCCGAGCGCGAACCGCGCACGGTGTCTGAAGCAGAGTAA